GTCCCGAATCTTGCTGCGGACGCCTTCTGGGATCCTGGCCGGCGTATTGTGCCAGGCCGCCGGCAGGCAGCTCACGGTCATGTGGCGCCAGCCGTTGAGGCGGATCAGGTCGATCACCTCGCGCGCCAGGGCACCGCAGGCGATCAGCAGTGTCCTCGGGGGCGTTTTCTCGCTCGGCCGCTTCGACATGAGCCCACTCCGAGCGCCAGCGGCCGGCGCTACTGGGCGGCCCTGGCGCCCAGCTGGTTGTGCTTGCGGGCGATGAGGTCCTTGGCGGTCTCGACCGCGACCGCGGCGTCCCGGCAATAGGCGTCGGCGCCGATAGCCTCGGCGAAGGCCTCGTTGAGCGGCGCGCCGCCGACCAGGACGATGTAGTCCTCGCGGATCCCGTTCTCCTTCAGCGCCTCGATCACGACCTTCATGTAGGGCATGGTCGTGGTCAGCAGGGCCGACATGCCGAGGATGTCCGGCTTGTGCTCCTCGAGGGCCTCCATATAGGCCTCGACCGAGTTGTTGATGCCGATGTTGACCACCTCGAAGCCGGCACCCTCCATCATCATCGCGACCAGGTTCTTGCCGATGTCGTGGATGTCGCCCTTGACCGTGCCGATCACCATCTTGCCGACCTTGGGGGCGCCGGTCTCGGCCAGTAGCGGCCGCAGGATCGCCATGCCGCCCTTCATCGCGTTGGCCGAGAGCAGGACCTCGGGCACGAAGAGGATGCCGTCGCGGAAGTCGATGCCGACGATCCGCATGCCCTCGACCAGGGCCTCGGTCAGGACCCGGTAGGGCTGCCAGTTGCGCTCGAGCAGGATGTGGACGCCCTCCTCGACCTCCTCCTTGAGGCCGTCGTAAAGGTCGTCCTGCATCTGCTTGACCAGTTCGTCGTCGTCGAGCGCGCGGAGATCGAGATCGTCGTCGCTGTCACTCATGGCGAGTCCCTAAGCCTGCGCGGCCCCGGCCGCAGGTTGCGAAGTCTCGACCTTGCTTACGGGCAGCCGGCGGCGCGGGCTGCCTTCGGCGCGACAAATCCTGGTGAATCTGCGACGAAGCCCCTGAAATTCAAAGGCTTATTTGAATGCCAAGGTCGCTTGGCGGAGCTTTTCGGCAGCCGGCCGTGGCAAACCCGGGCTTGCGCCGGCCGGCATTGGGCGTAAGCTCACACAAAAGTTAGGGATTTGTCCCCCCGAAACGGGTTAAGCAGTTCATAAGCATTGTTGTTTTCGATGGGTTCCGAGTCGGGAGAGGTGGGCGAAGTCCTTGGCTGAGCAGGTGTGGACATGTCCCTGAGCGTCGCCATCGTCGGATCCGGGCCCGCCGGCTTCTATGCCGCCGACGCCCTGATCAAGCTCGACGTCGACTGCAAGATCGACCTGATCGAGCGCCTGCCGACGCCCTTCGGCCTGATCCGCGGCGGCGTCGCCCCGGACCACCAGAGCACCAAGAAGGTGACCAAAGCCTACGAGCGGACCGCCCAGGCCGAGCCGGTGCGCTACTTCGGCAACGTCCATCTCGGCCGCGACCTCTCCCTGGACGAGCTCCGCGAGATCTATGACGCCGTGGTCCTGGCGGTCGGCTCGCCCAAGGACCGGCCGCTGGAGATCCCGGGTGCCGGGAAGCGCGGGATCGTCGGCTCGGCCGCCTTCGTCGGCTGGTACAACGGCCATCCCGACTTCGTCGACCTGGCGCCGGATCTGCAGGCCGAGACCATCGCGGTGATCGGCAATGGCAACGTCGCCCTCGACATCGCCCGGCTGCTCGGCAAGACCCGCGAAGAGATGGCCTGCTCGGACATCACCGACTACGCCGCCGCGGCCATCGAGAGCTCGCCGGTCAAGGCGGTCCACATCCTCGGCCGCCGCGACGCCGGGCACGCCAAGTTCACCAACAAGGAGCTGAAGGAGATGGGCGCGCTCTCGGACTGCGCGCCGGTCGTCCACCCCAGGGACCTGGAAGCCGGCGTGCCGCCTGACCTGGACGAGCGCGACCGGCGCCTGGCCGAGAAGAACCTGGCGACCTTGAAGGCCTTCACCGAGCTCGACCCGGCGGGCAAGTCACGCCGGGTGGTCTTCGACTTCTGCGCCCAGCCCAAGGAGATCCTGGGCGGCGACAAGGTCGAGGCCCTGCGAATCGAGCGGACACGGGTTGTGGACGGGCGCGCGCAGGGCACCGGAGAGACCTGGGACCTGCCCTGCGGCGCGGTCATCACGGCGATCGGCTATCGGGGGCCGGCGATCCCCGGTGCGCCCTTCGACGATAGGCGCGGCACCTTCGTCCACGACGACGGCCGCATCGCGCCGGGCCTCTACGCGGTCGGCTGGTGCAAGCGCGGGCCGACCGGCGTCATCGGCACCAACAAGGCCGACGGCGACCTGGCCGCGCGACAGATCGTCGAGGACGCCGGCGCCGGCGGCAAGCCGGGCCGGGACCGGCTCAAGGCCTTGCTTGCCGAGCGCGGCGTGCGCTACATCGACTACCCGGAGTGGAAGCGGATCGAGGCGGCGGAGGAGGCGGCCGCGGCCCCCGGCGCGCCGCGCCGCAAGCTGGTGACGATCGGCGACATGCTGGCCCTGCTCGACGAAAATCGGGCTGGCACAGCCACCCCTTAGTCTCTAAGTAAAGGCGTGATCCCGACCCGGAGTCGCGGCGGCCGGTCCTTCGGAGCGACGCAATAGCCACATTCTCTCTGTGGCTGAAGGACTTACGGCATCGTGATAGGACAGGATCGAAAGTTCGTCATAGGCTTTCCGCTGCGCAGCAAGGAGGAACGACCCGATGGAGGGCAGCAGGAGTCTGCGCGCCACCGGACCGCGTCAGGAGATTGAATCCGCCGTGGTCCGCTTTGCCGGCGACTCCGGCGATGGCATGCAGCTGACCGGCGGCCAGTTCACTCTGACCACGGCGCTGGCCGGCAACGACCTGGCCACCTTCCCGGACTTCCCCGCAGAGATCCGGGCGCCCGTGGGCACCACCTATGGCGTCTCGGCCTTCCAGATCAACTTCGGCGCGCGCACGATCAAGACCTCGGGCGACGCGCCGGACGTCCTGGTCGCGATGAATCCTGCCGCCCTCAAGGTCACCTACGAGGACGTCAAGCCAGGCGGGCTGATCGTCGTCGACACGGGCGCCTTCAACGACAAGAACCTGCGCAAGGCCGGCTACGACGCGAATCCGCTGGAGGACGGCGCCCTCGATCGGGCCCGCTTCCTGAAGGTCGACATGACCGCCCAGACCCTGGAGGCGGTCAAGGAAAGCGGCTTGAACAAGAAGGAAGGCCTGCGCTGCAAGAACATGTGGGCGCTGGGCCTGATCTACTGGATGTTCGGCCGCGACCGTGCGGCGACCCGGGACTGGCTGAGGAAGAAGTTCGCAAAGCGCCCCGAGATTGCCGAAGCCAACATCGCGGCTCTGGACGCCGGCCACGCCTTCGGCGAGACCGCCGAGCTACCCGACGGCACCAGTGCCTACAGCATCCCGCCAGCGAAGATCGCGCCGGGCCTCTACCGGGGCGTGACCGGGGTCGAGACCATGGCCTGGGGCCTGGTCGCCGGCTGCCAGAGCGCCGAGGTGCCGCTGGTGTTCTGCTCCTATCCCATCACCCCGGCCTCGACCCTGCTGCACATCCTGGCCGGGCTGAAAGACTTCGACGTCACGACCTTCCAGGCCGAGGACGAGATCGCGGCGGTCAGCGCGGCGATCGGCGCCTCCTACGCGGGATCCCTGGGCATCACTTCGAGCTCCGGCCCCGGCATGGCGCTCAAAACCGAGGCCATCGGCCTGGCCATCGCCGCCGAGTTGCCCCTGGTCATCGTCAACTCGCAGCGCGCCGGCCCCTCGACCGGCATGCCGACCAAGACCGAGCAGTCGGATCTCTACCAGGCGGTCTTCGGCCGCAACGCCGACAGCCCCCTGGTGGTGCTGGCGGCCCGCTCGCCCTCGGACTGCTTCGAGGTCGGGATCGAGGCCGTGCACCTGGCGACCAAGTACATGACCCCGGTGATCGTGCTCAGCGACGGCTACATCGCCAACGCCTCCGAGCCCTGGCTGATCCCGGACGTGGAGGCGGTGCCGAGGTTCCCGGTGCACTTCCACCAACAAGCCGAGGGCTTCGAGCCCTTCATGCGTGACGAGACGACCCTGGCGCGGCCCTGGGTCAAGCCCGGCACCCCAGGCCTGATGCACCGCATCGGCGGCCTGGAGCGGGCCTACGGCAGCGGCCACGTCTCCTACGATCCGCAGAACCACCAGCGGATGACCGAAGCCCGGCACGCCAAGGTCGAAGGCGTGGTCCGCGACATCCCGCCGCAGGGCGTGGACCAGGGTCCGGGGAGCGGGCGGCTCGCGCTGGTCGGCTGGGGCTCGACCTACGGCCCGATCAGCCGCGCGGTGAACAACCTGCAGAGCGAGGGGGTCGAGGTCTCGCACATCCACCTGCGCCACATCTGGCCGCTGCCGGCGAATTTGGAGGCGCTGCTGAACGGCTTCGAGCAGGTCCTGGTGCCGGAGATGAACATGGGCCAGTTGCTGACCCTGCTGCGCAGCCGCTTCGTCCGGCCCTTCGAGGGCCTGAACAAGGTCTCGGGCCGGCCCTTCAAGATCGGCGAGATCGAGGACGCGGTCCGCGCCAAGCTGGAGGCGGCAAAATGAACGAGATGTCCCCGCCCGCGCTCACGCCCAAGGACTACGCGACCGACCAGGAGGTCCGCTGGTGCCCGGGCTGCGGCGACTACGCCATTCTCAAGGCGGTCCTCAAGACCTTGGCGGACCTGCAGGCCGAACCCGAGAACACGGTCTTCGTCTCCGGCATTGGCTGTGCCGCGCGCTTCCCCTATTACGTCGCGACCTACGGCTTCCATACCATCCACGGCCGGGCGCCGGCGGTGGCGACCGGGGTCAAGCTCGCCAACCCGGAGCTCGACGTCTGGGTGGTCGGCGGCGACGGCGACATGCTGTCGATCGGCGGCAACCACCTGATGCACGTCCTGCGCCGCAACGTCGACCTGCAGATCCTGTTGTTCAACAACGAGATCTACGGCCTGACCAAGGGCCAGTACTCGCCGACCTCGCGGGTCGGCACGCGCTCGCCCTCGACGCCGCAGGGCTCTCTCGACACCCCGGTCTCGGCCGCAGCCCTCGCCCTGGGCGCCGGCGCGCGCTTCATCGCCCGGGGCGTCGACACCCAGCAGAAGGTCCTGCCCGAGGTGCTGAGCCGGGCCCACGCCCACAAGGGCGCCTCCCTGGTTGAGATCTTCCAGAACTGCATCGTCTACAACGACGGCGCCTTCGGCCATTTCACCGAGCGCAGCGTCGCCGAGGACACCCAGATCCACCTGGCGCAGGGCAAGCCGATGGTCTTCGGCAAGGCGCGGGACAAGGGCCTGCGCCTGAAGCCGGGCAGTGTCGCCCTGGAGGTGGTGACGCTCGGCGAGGGCGGGGCGAGCGAGGCCGACCTCTTGGTCCACGACGAGACCAACCGCATCCAGGCGCAGATGCTGGCCGCCATGGAGCCGCCGGCCTTCCCGGTCGCCCTGGGCGTGCTTTACTGCAACCCCGGCGCCAGCTACGAGGCCGAGGTTCGGGCGCAGCGCGAGGCGGCCAAGGCGTCAAAGGGCGGTGGCGACCTCAAGGCCCTGCTGCACGGCGGTCACACCTGGACGGTGGGCACCTGAGCCGATCCCTCGGCCGGCCGCCGCGCCGGCGGTGCCGACATCTCCCCGATCTGGCAGAACGCCAGGGTCTCGCCGAAGAAGCGGCGGCCCAGGGCGCGCACGGCCTTGACCTCGGCGGTCGAAAAGGCGGCGATCCGGGTCTGGCCCCGGGCCCGCGGCGCCCGATGCTCGGGATGGCGGCGCAGGTAGTCGGCGAGGCTTTCCGCCACCAGCCGCGGCTGGCTGAGGATTTTCACCTCCGGCGGCAGGGCGGCGCGGAAGGCGGATTCCACCAGGGGATAGTGGGTGCAGCCCAGGATCACCTGGTCCAGGCGCCCGTCTTCGGCGCGGGCTCGCAGGGCACGGACTTCGGCGGCGACGTGATCCGCCAAGTGCTCCGCCGTGGCGCCGGCTTCGATCCTTTGCACCAGCTCCGGACAGGGCTGCTGGAGAACCTCGACCGCCGGGGCGCGCAGG
This genomic stretch from Kiloniellales bacterium harbors:
- a CDS encoding B12-binding domain-containing protein; this translates as MSDSDDDLDLRALDDDELVKQMQDDLYDGLKEEVEEGVHILLERNWQPYRVLTEALVEGMRIVGIDFRDGILFVPEVLLSANAMKGGMAILRPLLAETGAPKVGKMVIGTVKGDIHDIGKNLVAMMMEGAGFEVVNIGINNSVEAYMEALEEHKPDILGMSALLTTTMPYMKVVIEALKENGIREDYIVLVGGAPLNEAFAEAIGADAYCRDAAVAVETAKDLIARKHNQLGARAAQ
- a CDS encoding FAD-dependent oxidoreductase, with translation MSLSVAIVGSGPAGFYAADALIKLDVDCKIDLIERLPTPFGLIRGGVAPDHQSTKKVTKAYERTAQAEPVRYFGNVHLGRDLSLDELREIYDAVVLAVGSPKDRPLEIPGAGKRGIVGSAAFVGWYNGHPDFVDLAPDLQAETIAVIGNGNVALDIARLLGKTREEMACSDITDYAAAAIESSPVKAVHILGRRDAGHAKFTNKELKEMGALSDCAPVVHPRDLEAGVPPDLDERDRRLAEKNLATLKAFTELDPAGKSRRVVFDFCAQPKEILGGDKVEALRIERTRVVDGRAQGTGETWDLPCGAVITAIGYRGPAIPGAPFDDRRGTFVHDDGRIAPGLYAVGWCKRGPTGVIGTNKADGDLAARQIVEDAGAGGKPGRDRLKALLAERGVRYIDYPEWKRIEAAEEAAAAPGAPRRKLVTIGDMLALLDENRAGTATP
- a CDS encoding 2-oxoacid:acceptor oxidoreductase subunit alpha, which produces MEGSRSLRATGPRQEIESAVVRFAGDSGDGMQLTGGQFTLTTALAGNDLATFPDFPAEIRAPVGTTYGVSAFQINFGARTIKTSGDAPDVLVAMNPAALKVTYEDVKPGGLIVVDTGAFNDKNLRKAGYDANPLEDGALDRARFLKVDMTAQTLEAVKESGLNKKEGLRCKNMWALGLIYWMFGRDRAATRDWLRKKFAKRPEIAEANIAALDAGHAFGETAELPDGTSAYSIPPAKIAPGLYRGVTGVETMAWGLVAGCQSAEVPLVFCSYPITPASTLLHILAGLKDFDVTTFQAEDEIAAVSAAIGASYAGSLGITSSSGPGMALKTEAIGLAIAAELPLVIVNSQRAGPSTGMPTKTEQSDLYQAVFGRNADSPLVVLAARSPSDCFEVGIEAVHLATKYMTPVIVLSDGYIANASEPWLIPDVEAVPRFPVHFHQQAEGFEPFMRDETTLARPWVKPGTPGLMHRIGGLERAYGSGHVSYDPQNHQRMTEARHAKVEGVVRDIPPQGVDQGPGSGRLALVGWGSTYGPISRAVNNLQSEGVEVSHIHLRHIWPLPANLEALLNGFEQVLVPEMNMGQLLTLLRSRFVRPFEGLNKVSGRPFKIGEIEDAVRAKLEAAK
- a CDS encoding 2-oxoacid:ferredoxin oxidoreductase subunit beta: MNEMSPPALTPKDYATDQEVRWCPGCGDYAILKAVLKTLADLQAEPENTVFVSGIGCAARFPYYVATYGFHTIHGRAPAVATGVKLANPELDVWVVGGDGDMLSIGGNHLMHVLRRNVDLQILLFNNEIYGLTKGQYSPTSRVGTRSPSTPQGSLDTPVSAAALALGAGARFIARGVDTQQKVLPEVLSRAHAHKGASLVEIFQNCIVYNDGAFGHFTERSVAEDTQIHLAQGKPMVFGKARDKGLRLKPGSVALEVVTLGEGGASEADLLVHDETNRIQAQMLAAMEPPAFPVALGVLYCNPGASYEAEVRAQREAAKASKGGGDLKALLHGGHTWTVGT
- a CDS encoding aspartate/glutamate racemase family protein, which translates into the protein MIGVFDSGSGGLTVLRALVERLPEQRFVYLGDHGHAPYGERSPDEVYGLTCAGVARLFGLGCSLVILACNTAAAVALRRLQQNWLPARFPEHRVLGVLVPVVESVTRVSWEIKAPAAEAAAGRVGIFATPRTVESGAYPREIGLRAPAVEVLQQPCPELVQRIEAGATAEHLADHVAAEVRALRARAEDGRLDQVILGCTHYPLVESAFRAALPPEVKILSQPRLVAESLADYLRRHPEHRAPRARGQTRIAAFSTAEVKAVRALGRRFFGETLAFCQIGEMSAPPARRPAEGSAQVPTVQV